The Oncorhynchus tshawytscha isolate Ot180627B linkage group LG20, Otsh_v2.0, whole genome shotgun sequence genome has a window encoding:
- the LOC112220243 gene encoding zinc finger CCHC domain-containing protein 9 isoform X1: MGRDICYRCVSTEHEIKSCHAKIDPALDVCLNKLLHYRMRRKKRRGGIGRERYKRERVNAHMPRVSSVVRLVTCPGPAQTTPKDYTAEGCCLVCGSVEHIQKDCPEHQAASKQVTLGWLFNNMSTDHEEVHVPVKKLPPKQATVVIF; the protein is encoded by the exons ATGGGAAGGGACATCTGCTACCGCTGTGTATCCACTGAACACGAGATCAAAAGCTGCCACGCTAAAATAGACCCAGCACTGGATGTGTGCCTCAATAAGCTGTTGCACTATCGTATgagaaggaaaaagagaaggGGGGGCATAGGAAGGGAGCGAtataagagggagaga gtGAATGCCCATATGCCAAGAGTTTCATCTGTGGTAAGACTGGTTACATGTCCAGGTCCTGCCCAGACAACCCCAAAGGACTACACCGCAG AAGGATGTTGTCTTGTGTGTGGTTCAGTAGAACACATCCAGAAGGATTGTCCTGAGCACCAGGCTGCAT CTAAGCAAGTGACCTTGGGCTGGCTGTTCAATAACATGAGTACTGACCATGAGGAAGTGCACGTGCCTGTGAAGAAACTCCCTCCCAAACAGGCCACGGTAGTGATCTTCTGA
- the LOC112220243 gene encoding uncharacterized protein LOC112220243 isoform X2 — protein MGRDICYRCVSTEHEIKSCHAKIDPALDVCLNKLLHYRMRRKKRRGGIGRERYKRERVNAHMPRVSSVVRLVTCPGPAQTTPKDYTAAKQVTLGWLFNNMSTDHEEVHVPVKKLPPKQATVVIF, from the exons ATGGGAAGGGACATCTGCTACCGCTGTGTATCCACTGAACACGAGATCAAAAGCTGCCACGCTAAAATAGACCCAGCACTGGATGTGTGCCTCAATAAGCTGTTGCACTATCGTATgagaaggaaaaagagaaggGGGGGCATAGGAAGGGAGCGAtataagagggagaga gtGAATGCCCATATGCCAAGAGTTTCATCTGTGGTAAGACTGGTTACATGTCCAGGTCCTGCCCAGACAACCCCAAAGGACTACACCGCAG CTAAGCAAGTGACCTTGGGCTGGCTGTTCAATAACATGAGTACTGACCATGAGGAAGTGCACGTGCCTGTGAAGAAACTCCCTCCCAAACAGGCCACGGTAGTGATCTTCTGA
- the LOC112220244 gene encoding astacin-like metalloprotease toxin 5, translated as MVWLLILWVVQVGSVPIANFTNATTSNATFPATVDNSKNPINNSTNVTFSATGSTASMGPRHRQNDWYKTPETREEDLQFDLAIMEGDILVSEDRLAVKSLWPENEGVTSIPYKINGDLVDRKETMLAAFKMISDQTCILFHEYTNEINYIELISGTGCASYVGFQGGAQPLYFGRACNVGNLCHELMHALGLHHEHTRPDRDQYITIQWDNVVSGKEDNFKVKEGDTQDLPYDYDSIMHYGTYYFSSNRNPTIDSKKSGVQIGQRNHLSPLDIARLNKLYQCE; from the exons ATGGTTTGGCTTTTGATTCTCTGGGTTGTCCAAG TGGGCAGTGTTCCCATAGCCAATTTCACAAATGCTACTACTTCAAATGCTACTTTCCCTGCCACAG TGGACAACTCTAAAAACCCCATCAACAATTCTACAAATGTGACTTTCTCTGCCACAG GTTCTACTGCCTCGATGGGGCCACGTCACAGACAAAATGATTGGTATAAAACACCTGAAACCAGAGAAG aGGACTTACAGTTCGACCTTGCTATCATGGAGGGAGACATTCTGGTTTCG GAAGACCGATTAGCTGTGAAGTCACTTTGGCCGGAGAATGAAGGCGTCACTTCTATCCCCTACAAGATCAACGGTGATCTGG TGGACAGAAAGGAAACTATGCTAGCAGCGTTCAAGATGATTTCAGACCAGACGTGTATCCTCTTCCACGAATACACCAATGAGATTAACTACATAGAGTTAATCTCTGGGACAGG CTGTGCGTCGTATGTAGGTTTTCAGGGCGGGGCCCAGCCTCTGTACTTCGGTAGAGCCTGTAACGTGGGGAACCTGTGTCATGAGCTGATGCATGCCCTGGGCCTGCACCACGAGCACACACGGCCAGACCGTGACCAATACATCACCATACAGTGGGACAACGTGGTCTCAG GAAAAGAAGATAACTTTAAGGTGAAGGAAGGAGACACTCAGGATCTGCCCTATGACTACGACTCCATAATGCACTACGGAAC TTATTACTTCTCATCAAACCGGAACCCCACTATTGACTCCAAGAAGAGTGGAGTCCAGATTGGACAGAGAAATCACCTGAGCCCCCTGGACATAGCACGCCTTAACAAACTCTATCAATGTG AATAA